In the genome of Ictalurus furcatus strain D&B chromosome 13, Billie_1.0, whole genome shotgun sequence, one region contains:
- the mxtx2 gene encoding mix-type homeobox gene 2, with the protein MFFHSGKDGAAQANKIAGRRKRTSFTKEHLELLRMAFNVDPYPGISVRESLSQATGLPESRIQVWFQNKRARTLKNRNTLTSPQPEAASSLPNPFLPPHMVGVRENRQPAFNITQPQLREDGEQDCFFTDLSPQSFGLPPSGAHCSTPSIRPCQDRLMGTSLSPSSFQSDLEVTTVGWGSMRAQTSPECLWSPPMQGTGNNTKDESQVFLYPPPPYPHGSVRSGFLNSLKSTSPDSADSAIWDMGVENTSPMPYSQCGSGFWDESAQEQPLAPLPNLSSQCLEEVLGEMKPGWWKINGQMELQ; encoded by the exons ATGTTTTTTCATTCAGGTAAAGATGGAGCAGCTCAGGCCAATAAGATTGCAGGCCGGAGGAAGCGGACCAGTTTCACCAAAGAGCACTTGGAGCTGCTCAGAATGGCTTTTAATGTGGACCCATACCCTGGCATTAGTGTCAGAGAAAGTCTATCTCAAGCCACAGGCCTCCCAGAGTCACGAATCCAG GTATGGTTCCAGAACAAAAGGGCAAGAACCCTTAAGAACAGAAACACACTGACCTCACCTCAACCAGAAGCAGCTTCTTCACTGCCCAACCCTTTCCTGCCACCTCACATGGTCGGTGTAAGAGAAAATAGACAACCAGCATTTAACATCACACAACCTCAGCTGAGGGAAGACGGTGAGCAGGACTGCTTCTTTACTGACTTGTCTCCACAAAGTTTTGGCCTTCCACCGAGTGGAGCTCACTGCAGCACTCCATCCATCAGGCCATGCCAAGACAGGCTGATGGGCACTAGTTTGAGTCCATCCTCCTTTCAATCTGACTTGGAAGTTACTACAGTTGGCTGGGGCTCCATGAGAGCACAGACCTCACCAGAGTGTCTGTGGAGTCCACCAATGCAGGGCACTGGAAACAACACCAAAGATGAGAGCCAAGTCTTTCTCTATCCTCCACCTCCTTATCCTCATGGCAGTGTGAGGTCTGGATTTCTCAACAGTTTAAAGTCCACCTCCCCTGACTCTGCAGATTCTGCAATTTGGGACATGGGAGTGGAGAACACCTCTCCTATGCCATATTCTCAGTGTGGAAGTGGCTTTTGGGATGAATCTGCTCAGGAGCAGCCTCTGGCCCCTCTACCAAATCTGTCTTCTCAGTGCCTAGAGGAAGTCCTTGGAGAGATGAAACCAGGCTGGTGGAAGATTAATGGACAGATGGAGCTTCAATAG